Proteins from a genomic interval of Sulfurospirillum oryzae:
- a CDS encoding Mur ligase family protein yields MDQIITTVFHLCFILGMGFYFMTAMQWYSYKVERILFHYNRYDWHLYFFVLPLMGYYFLEGIFLYIFGALFLVLLFVWQSKMDKKLVWTARVQRFFLFLVLATLFQDLLCGFFPSCLKLGVIIPLAIAQLASMTYEKMLFMSFQKEAQKKLMTSSKLKVVAITASYGKTSIKNFLAQILSSHFNVYKTPRSVNTLGGIIKDINESLPEECDVYIVEAGARARGDIDEITRLVNPHIAVVGCIGEQHIEYFKTLENIRNTKMEIINSSRLEKAFVHESANIKETETIVSFGSELSDIEANLNGLSFSMMLDGIKEHFTCKLLGDFNAINIAAAIHVARSLGLSTEQIKTAVSNLVGVEHRLQKIEAGGKLIIDDSFNGNLEGMLSSYDLVAKHEGRKVIITPGIVESTEEANTTLAKKIDDVFDLVIITSKANVKILDLHVKKAQKIILSDKSKLQETLAQQTNVGDVILFSNDAPSFI; encoded by the coding sequence ATGGATCAAATTATCACAACGGTGTTTCACCTCTGCTTCATTTTAGGTATGGGGTTTTATTTTATGACGGCGATGCAATGGTACAGTTATAAAGTTGAGCGTATTTTATTTCACTATAATCGCTATGACTGGCATCTCTACTTTTTTGTACTTCCACTTATGGGATACTATTTTCTAGAGGGCATTTTTCTCTACATTTTTGGTGCGCTTTTTCTCGTATTGCTTTTTGTATGGCAGTCAAAGATGGACAAAAAGCTTGTTTGGACAGCGCGAGTTCAACGCTTTTTCCTCTTTTTAGTTTTAGCAACATTGTTTCAAGACCTTCTATGTGGATTTTTTCCATCATGCCTTAAATTGGGTGTGATTATTCCTTTAGCTATAGCACAGCTTGCAAGCATGACTTATGAGAAGATGCTTTTTATGAGCTTTCAAAAAGAAGCGCAAAAGAAACTGATGACAAGCAGTAAACTTAAAGTCGTTGCCATTACGGCAAGTTATGGCAAAACGAGTATCAAAAACTTTTTAGCACAAATTCTCTCATCACACTTTAATGTCTATAAAACACCTCGCAGTGTTAATACCTTAGGCGGAATTATAAAGGACATCAATGAATCTTTGCCTGAAGAATGTGATGTTTATATCGTAGAAGCGGGTGCACGTGCTCGTGGTGATATTGATGAAATCACGCGACTTGTTAATCCCCATATTGCAGTGGTTGGGTGTATTGGTGAACAACATATTGAGTATTTTAAAACATTAGAGAATATTCGCAATACAAAAATGGAGATTATTAACTCTTCGAGGCTTGAGAAAGCTTTTGTGCATGAAAGTGCCAACATTAAAGAGACTGAAACTATTGTCTCTTTTGGTTCAGAACTGAGTGATATTGAAGCAAACTTAAATGGACTTTCTTTTTCTATGATGTTAGATGGTATTAAAGAGCACTTTACATGTAAACTTTTGGGTGATTTTAATGCCATCAATATTGCCGCAGCCATTCATGTGGCTCGCAGCCTTGGTCTTTCTACTGAGCAGATTAAAACAGCAGTATCCAATCTTGTCGGTGTTGAGCATCGTTTACAAAAGATTGAAGCGGGCGGTAAGCTCATTATTGATGATAGCTTTAATGGCAATTTAGAAGGCATGTTAAGTTCTTATGATCTTGTTGCAAAACATGAGGGACGTAAAGTTATCATCACTCCTGGTATTGTCGAGAGTACAGAAGAAGCCAATACGACACTTGCAAAAAAGATTGATGATGTTTTTGATCTTGTGATTATTACAAGTAAAGCTAATGTGAAAATTTTAGATTTACATGTAAAGAAAGCCCAGAAAATTATCCTTTCAGATAAATCCAAACTCCAAGAAACACTTGCGCAGCAGACAAATGTGGGAGATGTGATACTTTTCTCCAACGATGCACCAAGTTTTATCTAA
- the pta gene encoding phosphate acetyltransferase: MKTKSLYISSLAPAAGSLVVAMGIMELLKGRLGKVAFFRPVILDGNEVDKDIDFMLEHYALGMDYKDTYGYTVHEVESLIAENKYNHVLENLIDKLKILESQYDFVLIEGLNQSNFSQTLDFDINLSIAKNLSSPFISVLKGKHKSVKEVLDEIHIEAEAIKVAGCQHFATFVNRLGEAESEELKALNSENPIQKSPVYFLPEVPELDTPTVAEIKKKLGCMHIYGEEKDLRRVVKQSKIAAMKLDNFLEYIEDGDLVITSGDRSDIIVGCLSTVFSNNYPNISGILLTAGMMPHKSINKLIAGFKDLSIPILSVDNGTFDTAVNVAKVPATITPQSVRKIALAMGIFSSNVNIDEIEKSINAEPSTSSITPIMFEYALFERARRDRKKIVLPESDDERILRATEILLRRDVADIILLGVEADVRRKSATLGLDISKATIIDPLTSPLMEEFVNSFYEMRKAKGLALDVARDSMMLKNYFGTMMVYLGYADGMVSGAIHTTQETIRPALQIIKTKPGISIVSSLFFMCLDTRVLVYGDCAVNQDPNAEELAQIAISSADTAKMFGIEPKIAMLSYSTGDSGKGEEVEKVRLATKIVKETRPDLLVEGPIQYDAAIDPTVAKTKLPNSKVAGEATIFIFPDLNTGNNTYKAVQRSSGAVAIGPVLQGLRKPVNDLSRGCLVPDIVNTVAITAIQAQTNDGANK; the protein is encoded by the coding sequence ATGAAAACGAAAAGTTTGTATATCTCATCGCTAGCGCCAGCAGCGGGAAGTTTGGTTGTTGCGATGGGTATTATGGAGCTGTTAAAAGGGCGTCTTGGTAAAGTAGCTTTTTTTCGCCCTGTTATTTTAGATGGTAACGAAGTCGATAAAGATATTGATTTTATGTTGGAACATTATGCTTTGGGTATGGATTATAAAGATACCTATGGATATACTGTGCATGAAGTTGAGAGTTTAATTGCCGAAAACAAATACAATCACGTTTTAGAGAATCTCATTGATAAACTCAAAATCCTAGAGAGTCAGTATGATTTTGTTCTCATTGAAGGACTTAATCAGTCTAATTTTTCTCAGACACTTGACTTTGATATTAATCTCTCTATTGCTAAAAATCTTAGCAGTCCTTTTATTAGTGTCCTCAAAGGGAAACACAAAAGTGTTAAAGAAGTATTGGATGAAATTCATATTGAAGCAGAAGCAATCAAAGTTGCTGGATGCCAACACTTTGCAACGTTTGTTAATCGTTTAGGCGAAGCAGAATCTGAAGAGCTTAAAGCGCTTAATAGCGAAAATCCAATTCAAAAATCTCCAGTTTATTTTCTACCTGAAGTCCCAGAACTCGATACGCCAACCGTTGCTGAGATCAAAAAGAAATTAGGCTGTATGCACATATACGGTGAAGAAAAAGACCTTAGACGTGTTGTGAAGCAGAGTAAAATTGCTGCAATGAAGCTCGATAACTTTTTAGAGTACATTGAAGATGGCGACTTGGTTATTACTTCTGGCGATAGATCAGACATTATTGTAGGCTGCCTTAGTACCGTATTTTCCAACAATTATCCAAATATCTCTGGTATTTTACTAACGGCGGGAATGATGCCACATAAGTCTATTAATAAACTCATAGCTGGTTTTAAAGATCTTTCCATTCCTATTTTAAGTGTTGATAATGGTACGTTTGATACAGCGGTCAATGTCGCAAAGGTTCCAGCGACCATTACCCCTCAAAGTGTACGAAAAATAGCCCTTGCCATGGGTATATTTTCATCTAATGTCAATATTGACGAGATAGAAAAATCAATTAATGCTGAACCTTCAACAAGCTCTATTACCCCCATTATGTTTGAGTATGCCTTGTTTGAGCGAGCACGAAGAGATCGTAAAAAAATTGTACTTCCTGAAAGCGATGATGAGCGCATTTTGCGAGCAACCGAGATTTTATTGCGTCGGGATGTTGCTGATATTATTCTTTTAGGTGTTGAGGCAGACGTACGTCGTAAAAGTGCAACACTTGGACTTGATATTAGTAAAGCAACCATTATCGATCCTTTAACATCACCACTGATGGAAGAGTTTGTAAACTCTTTCTATGAAATGCGTAAAGCCAAAGGTTTGGCATTAGATGTTGCACGTGATAGTATGATGCTCAAAAATTACTTTGGAACCATGATGGTCTATCTAGGTTATGCCGATGGAATGGTTTCTGGTGCTATTCACACAACCCAAGAGACGATTCGCCCTGCACTTCAGATTATCAAAACCAAACCTGGTATTTCGATTGTTTCAAGCCTTTTCTTTATGTGTTTAGACACAAGAGTTCTTGTTTATGGTGATTGTGCCGTCAATCAAGACCCGAATGCGGAAGAACTTGCACAAATTGCAATCTCATCAGCCGATACGGCTAAGATGTTTGGAATCGAGCCAAAAATTGCAATGCTTTCTTATTCTACAGGCGATTCAGGTAAAGGTGAAGAGGTTGAAAAAGTACGCTTGGCAACCAAAATTGTCAAAGAGACTCGCCCTGATCTTTTGGTGGAAGGTCCTATTCAATATGACGCCGCTATTGATCCAACCGTTGCTAAAACGAAGCTTCCTAACAGTAAAGTTGCTGGTGAGGCGACTATCTTTATTTTCCCAGATCTTAATACGGGTAATAATACTTATAAAGCCGTTCAAAGAAGTTCAGGTGCTGTGGCAATTGGTCCTGTTTTACAAGGGCTTCGTAAACCTGTAAATGACCTAAGCCGTGGTTGTTTAGTTCCTGATATTGTTAACACCGTAGCCATTACAGCCATTCAAGCACAAACCAACGATGGAGCAAATAAGTGA
- a CDS encoding acetate/propionate family kinase → MKILVLNAGSSSVKYQLFNMTNNDVLASGIIEQIGEKESMAKIKYKDASGTEHKREQKCSIKDHDEALQWMSEALIQSNVIKDLNELDGIGHRVVQGGASFHEPAMVNDYVMSEIERLIPLGPLHNPGHLAGMKVSVQQSPNVPQVAIFDTAFHATLPKHAYMYAIPYKYYEDLRIRRYGFHGTSHRYIVKEAAKYLKQDVNTLNAITLHLGNGASAAAIENGKSVDTSMGLTPLEGLVMGTRSGDIDPALLFYLARKRGLSIDDLDKMLNKESGLKGICGNNDMREITQMAEEGDERAKLAYDMFNYRLKKYIGSYSAVLGRVDCIVFTGGIGENASGVRLKSCENLENLGIKIDPVLNEMRSSDIMQISTPDSKVKVLVIPTNEELEIAIETLEMIEEHHRK, encoded by the coding sequence GTGAAAATTCTAGTCTTAAATGCGGGTAGTTCTTCAGTTAAATATCAACTTTTTAATATGACCAATAATGATGTCCTCGCGAGTGGTATCATTGAACAAATTGGCGAAAAAGAGTCGATGGCTAAAATAAAATATAAAGATGCAAGCGGTACTGAGCATAAAAGAGAACAAAAGTGTTCCATCAAAGATCATGATGAGGCTTTACAATGGATGAGTGAAGCTTTGATCCAATCGAATGTGATTAAAGATCTTAACGAACTTGATGGCATTGGGCATCGTGTTGTTCAAGGCGGTGCATCATTTCATGAACCTGCTATGGTCAATGACTACGTTATGTCTGAAATTGAGCGATTGATTCCGCTTGGACCTTTGCACAATCCTGGACATCTTGCTGGTATGAAGGTTTCTGTTCAACAAAGCCCTAATGTGCCGCAAGTTGCTATTTTTGATACAGCTTTTCATGCAACACTACCAAAACATGCTTATATGTACGCTATTCCATATAAGTACTATGAAGATCTACGTATTAGACGTTATGGTTTTCATGGAACATCACATCGCTATATTGTTAAAGAGGCCGCAAAATACCTCAAACAAGATGTAAACACACTTAATGCAATTACACTCCATTTGGGTAACGGTGCGAGTGCAGCGGCGATTGAAAATGGTAAAAGTGTTGATACTTCTATGGGTTTAACGCCACTTGAAGGCTTAGTCATGGGAACCCGCAGTGGTGACATTGATCCTGCGCTTCTTTTCTATCTAGCACGTAAACGTGGGCTTAGTATAGATGATCTTGATAAAATGCTCAACAAAGAGAGTGGATTAAAAGGCATTTGTGGCAATAACGACATGCGTGAGATTACACAAATGGCAGAAGAGGGCGATGAAAGAGCCAAACTTGCATACGATATGTTCAATTATCGTTTGAAAAAGTATATTGGTTCATACAGTGCTGTTCTTGGACGGGTTGATTGTATTGTATTTACCGGTGGCATTGGCGAAAATGCAAGCGGTGTACGTCTTAAATCATGTGAAAACTTAGAAAATTTAGGTATCAAAATTGATCCAGTACTCAATGAAATGCGCTCAAGCGATATTATGCAGATCAGTACACCTGATAGTAAAGTGAAAGTTTTGGTTATTCCAACCAATGAAGAGCTTGAAATTGCAATCGAAACGCTAGAAATGATCGAAGAGCATCATCGTAAATAA
- a CDS encoding GatB/YqeY domain-containing protein: MSQLKVKLQDDLKEAMKSKDNFKRDAIRFLMSALKQIEVDERKVLSDSDIIKIIQKSLKQRDDAATAFKEAGRVDLYDKEIAEATILKSYLPKQLSDEELKIIVQKHIQASGATSLKEIGKIMSGVLAECEGVADGKRINAIAKEILA; this comes from the coding sequence ATGTCACAACTCAAAGTAAAACTCCAAGATGATCTTAAAGAGGCGATGAAAAGTAAAGACAATTTTAAACGTGATGCTATCCGCTTTTTGATGAGCGCACTTAAACAAATTGAAGTGGATGAACGAAAAGTTCTCAGCGATTCAGATATCATTAAAATCATCCAAAAATCACTCAAGCAACGTGATGATGCAGCAACGGCGTTTAAAGAAGCAGGTAGAGTTGATTTATACGATAAAGAAATTGCAGAAGCAACCATTCTAAAAAGCTATTTGCCAAAGCAACTAAGCGATGAAGAGCTCAAAATCATTGTTCAAAAACATATTCAAGCCTCTGGTGCAACGAGCCTTAAAGAGATTGGAAAGATCATGTCAGGTGTACTTGCGGAATGTGAAGGTGTAGCTGATGGAAAAAGAATCAATGCCATTGCAAAAGAGATCTTAGCCTAA
- the flgH gene encoding flagellar basal body L-ring protein FlgH — protein sequence MRVITCSLVTALFLAGCSVHPADPKISMKAPVYVDETPSRVNETMPANPGSLFGQGDNPLFSDLKAMHVNDVVTVTITEKTAQTSTGKKALTKQSSDALGAGVSLSTPFGGDIGGVASRVMDKAAGIGFTTNSTNSFTGNGSNTRNESFATTISARVIKILNNGHYFIEGSRELLINGEKQIIQVSGVIRPYDIDKNNNIDSKYIADAKILYKTEGDIDQTTTKPWGSKFMETIWPF from the coding sequence ATGAGAGTTATTACATGTAGCTTGGTAACTGCTCTTTTTTTGGCAGGGTGTTCTGTCCACCCCGCTGATCCAAAGATTAGTATGAAAGCACCTGTTTACGTTGACGAGACTCCTTCTCGTGTCAATGAAACGATGCCTGCAAATCCAGGTAGCCTTTTTGGGCAAGGTGACAATCCCTTGTTTTCCGATCTTAAAGCAATGCATGTTAATGATGTTGTCACTGTAACCATTACAGAAAAAACAGCACAAACATCTACAGGCAAAAAAGCTCTTACCAAACAGAGTAGTGATGCTTTGGGTGCGGGAGTCTCTTTATCAACTCCTTTTGGTGGGGATATAGGTGGCGTTGCGAGTAGGGTAATGGACAAAGCGGCTGGAATTGGATTTACAACAAATTCAACAAATTCATTTACGGGTAATGGAAGTAATACTCGAAATGAAAGTTTTGCAACGACTATTTCTGCACGAGTGATTAAAATCTTAAATAATGGTCATTATTTTATTGAAGGTAGTCGAGAGTTGTTAATTAATGGAGAAAAGCAAATTATTCAAGTGAGTGGTGTCATTCGCCCTTATGATATTGATAAAAATAATAATATCGATTCAAAATACATTGCTGATGCTAAAATTCTCTACAAAACAGAAGGCGATATTGATCAAACAACAACGAAGCCATGGGGTAGTAAATTTATGGAAACCATTTGGCCATTTTAG
- a CDS encoding type II secretion system F family protein produces MKYFEVNYLSKGKKEKTVIKSPNRNDAISIAKVKIPGVILNVKETSAPLEDQMSELKTQFLGAIFRKKIKMPNLIAAISQLSVMTHAGISIHDSVKEVANATVDKTLKEIFNSVNDDLNSGLSLTQALMTYREEVGDVTLAMVELGESTGNMAESLEKLAEILEEIEENRQKFKKAMRYPITVVIAIAIAFSILMIYVVPKFKEIFAQLKAELPLPTKILLFMENLINHYGLYLLAGIVGTIVLFKYLLNNNEEFKKTFDQYILKVYLIGDIIFYATLSRFCLVFTELIRAGIPIADALDTALLTLENTHLKKRLSAVRISVQRGISLTESFRDTGLFEGMLIQMIQAGEQSGTLDKMLEKVTLYFKSRFSQIIDNIASYIEPILLGFIAAMVLLMALGIFMPMWDMAKAVKS; encoded by the coding sequence ATGAAATATTTTGAGGTCAACTATCTCTCTAAAGGGAAAAAAGAAAAAACTGTTATTAAATCACCCAATCGAAATGATGCTATTTCTATTGCAAAAGTAAAAATACCTGGTGTCATTTTAAATGTTAAAGAGACCTCCGCACCCCTTGAAGATCAAATGAGTGAACTTAAAACTCAATTCCTTGGAGCTATTTTTCGTAAAAAAATTAAAATGCCAAATCTTATTGCAGCAATAAGCCAATTAAGTGTTATGACTCATGCTGGTATATCAATCCATGATAGCGTCAAAGAGGTAGCTAATGCTACTGTTGATAAAACGCTCAAAGAAATTTTTAACAGCGTAAATGATGATCTAAACTCCGGACTTAGTCTTACACAAGCACTGATGACATACCGTGAAGAAGTTGGAGATGTCACATTAGCAATGGTTGAGCTGGGAGAGAGTACTGGTAATATGGCAGAGTCTTTGGAAAAATTGGCAGAAATTCTTGAAGAAATTGAAGAGAATAGACAAAAATTTAAAAAAGCAATGCGTTACCCTATTACTGTTGTTATAGCGATTGCGATAGCATTTTCTATTTTAATGATTTACGTTGTGCCAAAATTTAAAGAAATTTTTGCCCAACTTAAGGCAGAGTTACCACTTCCTACAAAAATTCTTCTTTTTATGGAAAACCTTATCAATCATTATGGACTTTATCTCCTCGCAGGTATTGTTGGTACTATTGTTTTATTTAAGTATTTATTGAATAATAATGAAGAGTTTAAGAAGACATTTGATCAATATATCCTCAAAGTTTATCTTATTGGTGATATCATTTTCTATGCTACTCTCAGTCGTTTCTGCCTTGTTTTTACAGAGCTTATTCGCGCGGGTATACCCATTGCAGATGCACTGGATACTGCTTTATTAACACTTGAAAACACCCATCTTAAAAAAAGACTTTCTGCCGTTAGAATCTCTGTGCAAAGAGGTATTTCGCTAACAGAATCATTCAGAGATACAGGGCTTTTTGAAGGTATGCTTATCCAAATGATTCAAGCAGGCGAGCAAAGTGGTACGCTGGATAAAATGCTGGAAAAAGTGACACTCTATTTCAAATCACGCTTTAGTCAAATTATCGACAATATTGCAAGTTATATTGAACCTATTTTGTTAGGCTTTATCGCAGCTATGGTACTTTTGATGGCACTTGGAATCTTTATGCCGATGTGGGATATGGCAAAGGCCGTTAAATCCTAA
- a CDS encoding GspE/PulE family protein, translating into MSDITTTLLTYLIHNRIIDENSAAKIKEETKQNSHKVLGEILLENNFFTKEDLLILVIEFFKKGYLSLEDVNANFAIDSEKFLQALAKNLNYEYLDLDSIDIDYRLASKLPFAQLKKYKALPIKEDEINIFVALKDPLDINAQEGVQRIFPRKLLKIIISEPSQIDKYLVKMELGESIKGLIGEIRKEITSSAAENPQESSGILKLIEIILKTSILARASDIHIEPTENNCIVRSRIDGMLTETFIFDKDIYPPLASRMKLLSNMDIAEKRKPQDGRFSATILGREYDFRISALPTINGESIVIRILDKSKVMIKIEDLGMQPKTYAKFAQAMRTPYGIIFVTGPTGSGKTTTLYAALNAIKSVQSKIITVEDPVEYQLNLTQQVQVNEKANLTFATALRSILRQDPDIIMIGEVRDAETLRIAVQAALTGHLVFSTLHTNDAISAVTRVVDMGIEPYLISGSLIAIEAQRLVRKLCPYCKTKYTLPKTAYDEIHTMLPENYQFYKNNGCEKCSQTGYLGREMISEILPVSEKISSMIAQGASKSDIKEQAIKEGFIDMYQDGITRAANGITSLDEIARVAKV; encoded by the coding sequence ATGAGCGATATTACAACAACACTTTTAACTTATCTTATTCATAACCGTATTATCGACGAAAATAGTGCTGCCAAAATTAAAGAAGAGACAAAACAAAATAGTCATAAAGTTTTAGGAGAAATTCTCTTAGAAAATAACTTTTTTACTAAAGAAGATTTGCTTATTTTGGTGATTGAATTCTTTAAAAAAGGTTATTTAAGCTTAGAAGATGTTAATGCAAATTTTGCGATTGATAGTGAAAAATTTCTACAAGCATTAGCAAAAAATCTTAATTATGAGTATCTTGATCTTGATTCAATCGATATAGACTACCGATTAGCTTCAAAACTTCCTTTTGCTCAACTTAAAAAATATAAAGCACTTCCTATCAAGGAAGACGAAATTAATATTTTTGTGGCACTCAAAGATCCTTTAGATATCAATGCTCAAGAAGGTGTTCAGAGGATTTTTCCAAGAAAACTTCTTAAAATTATTATTTCTGAGCCATCACAAATTGATAAATATCTTGTCAAAATGGAACTTGGTGAGAGCATTAAAGGATTAATTGGAGAAATTCGTAAAGAGATTACTTCAAGTGCTGCTGAAAACCCACAAGAGTCTTCAGGTATTTTAAAACTAATCGAAATTATTCTCAAAACATCTATTTTGGCACGAGCAAGTGACATTCATATTGAACCAACAGAGAATAACTGTATTGTACGTAGTCGTATTGATGGTATGCTCACTGAAACATTTATTTTTGATAAAGACATATATCCACCACTTGCTTCACGTATGAAACTGCTTTCCAATATGGATATTGCTGAAAAGCGTAAGCCACAAGATGGACGTTTCTCAGCAACAATTCTTGGTCGAGAATACGATTTTAGGATTTCAGCACTTCCCACTATTAATGGAGAATCCATTGTTATTCGTATTTTAGATAAATCCAAAGTGATGATTAAAATCGAAGATCTAGGAATGCAACCTAAAACGTATGCAAAGTTTGCACAAGCTATGCGTACTCCTTATGGTATTATTTTTGTTACAGGACCAACGGGAAGCGGTAAAACAACGACACTTTATGCTGCTCTAAATGCTATCAAGAGTGTTCAAAGTAAAATTATTACGGTTGAAGATCCTGTCGAGTACCAACTAAACTTAACACAACAAGTACAAGTCAATGAAAAAGCAAATCTTACGTTTGCAACTGCCTTACGTTCAATTTTAAGACAAGATCCTGATATTATCATGATTGGTGAGGTTCGCGATGCTGAAACATTACGTATTGCAGTTCAAGCAGCCCTTACAGGTCACTTAGTTTTTTCAACACTCCACACCAATGATGCCATTAGTGCCGTAACGAGGGTTGTTGATATGGGAATTGAGCCTTATCTTATTAGCGGCTCCTTGATCGCTATAGAAGCACAAAGGCTGGTGCGCAAGCTTTGTCCTTATTGTAAAACGAAGTATACGCTTCCAAAAACTGCCTATGATGAAATTCATACAATGCTTCCTGAAAACTATCAATTTTATAAAAATAATGGTTGTGAAAAATGTTCACAAACAGGTTATTTGGGACGTGAAATGATCTCTGAGATTCTCCCCGTTAGTGAAAAAATCTCAAGCATGATTGCACAAGGTGCTTCTAAAAGTGATATCAAAGAGCAAGCTATTAAAGAGGGTTTTATTGATATGTATCAAGATGGCATCACAAGAGCTGCAAATGGTATTACTTCTCTTGATGAAATTGCAAGGGTGGCAAAAGTATGA
- a CDS encoding CDC27 family protein, whose amino-acid sequence MLSAIEITELEKKVLKYRLKQRLHYLISAVLILSIGFIGFFFYGYPTFSPQTKIKEQEPVVLSIAEQKIADINHTTLEQQPIVPDINSSTKYVPTPAIEEKAEQALLLQLPIIGKSNVEKKTSYTPDMTDKKTNAGIQEEELENKILMRKAPNTIDEESFYRSKEDKIDASLLPPPLLEEPKPKGVIKIETHEVNSIQYLKDKFEKTHNITFALMLAEEYYLTKNYNESNKWALIANNTDPENEKSWIWFAKSKLKLGHKEDAILALKAYLKNNKSKAAQSLLNQINVGEVID is encoded by the coding sequence ATGCTTAGTGCAATTGAAATTACAGAACTCGAAAAGAAAGTTTTAAAATATAGGCTGAAACAACGGCTACATTATCTCATTAGTGCTGTATTAATTTTGTCTATTGGTTTTATTGGATTCTTCTTTTATGGTTACCCTACGTTCTCGCCTCAAACAAAAATAAAAGAACAAGAACCCGTTGTTCTTTCTATAGCTGAACAAAAAATTGCTGATATTAATCACACTACACTGGAACAACAACCCATTGTTCCTGATATCAATAGTAGCACAAAATATGTACCAACACCTGCAATCGAAGAAAAAGCTGAGCAGGCACTTCTTCTCCAACTTCCTATTATTGGTAAAAGTAATGTAGAAAAAAAGACATCATACACTCCTGATATGACAGATAAAAAAACAAATGCAGGAATACAAGAAGAAGAACTTGAAAATAAAATTTTAATGCGAAAAGCACCTAATACTATTGATGAAGAAAGTTTTTATAGATCAAAAGAAGATAAAATTGATGCATCTCTGCTGCCCCCTCCTCTACTTGAAGAGCCTAAGCCAAAAGGGGTTATTAAAATTGAAACACATGAAGTCAATTCTATTCAATACCTAAAAGATAAATTTGAAAAAACACATAATATAACTTTTGCACTGATGCTCGCAGAGGAATATTATTTAACAAAGAACTATAACGAAAGCAATAAATGGGCATTGATTGCTAATAATACTGACCCTGAAAATGAAAAAAGCTGGATATGGTTTGCTAAATCAAAACTCAAATTAGGGCATAAAGAAGATGCTATTTTGGCACTTAAAGCTTATTTAAAAAACAACAAATCAAAAGCGGCACAAAGCTTACTCAATCAGATTAATGTTGGTGAAGTTATTGACTAA
- a CDS encoding ATP-binding protein yields the protein MNSHYSDLKTIFVDGEIFDYVNLDKSATTYDKLVQTLDKPLKLILFYGKPGTGKTFLLQKIYNDLRSKKRIIFFPRPFFEEKIFIKALYEHIFGKTSPDFSNYNEFLALVSKHITSTNQAITVLIDEAQLYPTDLIEKIRLMADSRLFKFLFTVHKTEKEDVLAKDYFQTRIWETIEIDNASQNEIKTYIEKKLLFHNRFEYLNLFKDKHYKLIAKLTGGNLRTINKLMYKLFEILEYYDHHKPSQIKSNALHVKYLEMAGISLGMIHA from the coding sequence ATGAATAGCCATTACAGCGATCTAAAAACCATCTTTGTAGATGGTGAAATTTTTGATTATGTAAACTTAGATAAGTCTGCAACAACCTATGATAAGTTGGTACAGACTTTGGATAAGCCTTTAAAGCTTATTCTTTTTTATGGAAAGCCAGGAACTGGTAAAACGTTTTTACTGCAAAAAATCTATAATGATCTAAGATCAAAAAAACGTATTATCTTTTTTCCACGGCCATTTTTTGAAGAAAAAATCTTTATAAAAGCACTCTATGAACATATTTTTGGAAAAACCTCTCCTGATTTTTCAAATTACAATGAATTTTTAGCACTTGTCAGTAAACACATAACATCCACAAATCAAGCTATTACTGTTTTAATTGATGAGGCACAACTCTATCCGACAGACTTAATTGAAAAAATCAGACTTATGGCAGACTCTCGTTTGTTTAAGTTTTTGTTTACGGTGCATAAAACAGAAAAAGAAGATGTGCTGGCCAAAGATTATTTTCAAACGCGTATTTGGGAAACAATTGAAATAGATAATGCTTCACAAAATGAAATTAAAACATATATCGAAAAAAAGCTTCTTTTTCACAATCGGTTTGAATACCTGAACCTTTTTAAAGATAAACATTACAAACTTATTGCTAAACTCACAGGAGGCAATTTAAGAACGATTAATAAATTAATGTATAAACTCTTTGAAATTTTAGAATACTATGACCACCATAAACCATCACAAATTAAGAGTAATGCTTTACATGTAAAATATCTTGAGATGGCTGGAATAAGCTTAGGAATGATCCATGCTTAG